From Vogesella sp. XCS3, the proteins below share one genomic window:
- a CDS encoding metallophosphoesterase produces the protein MLFRTLPANTLGRDFVVGDVHGCFDTLGLLLGQVDFDPERDRLLSVGDLIDRGPRSWQVLDWLAQMWLFAVRGNHEQMAIDYDASDAWRERYARNGGEWFMALPPAQQQRYRNVFAAMPLAIELPVGNRRVGLVHADCPEDDWVVFQARLASGEGVACSNGQTVLHEATWSRERIRGQARARVTGVDLLCVGHSPVSLARQRDNVLYVDTGAVYGRQLTLLCLQDMSVHTLACTESACVDE, from the coding sequence ATGCTATTTCGAACCTTGCCTGCCAATACCCTAGGCCGCGACTTTGTCGTGGGGGATGTGCACGGCTGTTTCGATACCTTGGGTTTGTTGCTGGGGCAGGTAGATTTTGACCCGGAACGCGACCGCCTGTTGTCGGTGGGCGATTTGATCGACCGCGGCCCGCGGTCGTGGCAGGTGCTGGACTGGCTGGCGCAGATGTGGCTGTTTGCCGTGCGCGGTAACCATGAACAAATGGCCATCGATTACGACGCTAGTGACGCCTGGCGCGAACGCTACGCCCGCAATGGCGGCGAGTGGTTCATGGCGCTGCCCCCGGCGCAGCAGCAGCGTTACCGCAATGTGTTTGCCGCCATGCCGCTGGCGATCGAGTTACCAGTGGGCAACAGGCGGGTGGGTTTGGTGCATGCAGATTGCCCGGAGGACGACTGGGTGGTGTTCCAGGCTCGTCTGGCGTCGGGCGAGGGCGTGGCTTGCAGCAATGGGCAGACCGTATTGCACGAGGCGACATGGTCACGTGAGCGCATACGCGGCCAGGCGCGCGCGCGCGTTACGGGCGTGGATTTGCTGTGTGTAGGCCATTCACCGGTTAGCCTGGCGCGGCAGCGCGATAATGTGTTGTATGTAGACACCGGTGCCGTATACGGCCGCCAGCTTACCCTGCTGTGCCTGCAGGACATGAGCGTGCACACCCTGGCGTGCACCGAGAGTGCTTGTGTAGACGAATAG
- a CDS encoding 6-phosphofructokinase, whose product MARLLYLQSGGPTAVLNGSAQGVIETARAQGVPVCAAANGLAGLLAGELYDCSNAPADSIRRLGWLPGASFGTSRHVLAAYDEAPEQWARLAQVVQQFDIGYVLLNGGNGSMETALRLGELAQRFDLPLLALGVPKTIDNDLEGTDFSPGFPSAAKYLASSLREVTHDMRSMGRGRVFIMETMGRHVGWLAAACSLAAGAGGPAPLVLLPEVAFDEARVLQAVQHRLQQDGYCAIAVAEGLRQADGRFVAQMHADAVYGHEQLGGAGAWLAQRLQQALGVHAHVALVDCQQRAAMHLASATDARLAYEAGAACVHWALAGQGGVMAGLQRQDDGWQAVPVPLAQVAGLERTVPSHFIADDGLSMTPAFTRYLQPLLQGEVAIPYIDGLPDYRVLSWPRLVLS is encoded by the coding sequence ATGGCGCGTTTACTTTATCTGCAGTCCGGCGGCCCTACCGCCGTGCTGAATGGCTCGGCGCAAGGTGTCATTGAAACAGCCCGTGCACAGGGTGTGCCGGTGTGTGCGGCAGCCAACGGCCTGGCGGGTTTGCTGGCAGGCGAACTGTACGACTGCAGCAACGCGCCGGCCGACAGCATCCGGCGCCTGGGCTGGTTACCGGGGGCCAGTTTCGGCACCAGCCGCCATGTGCTGGCCGCCTACGACGAGGCACCGGAGCAATGGGCAAGGCTGGCACAGGTCGTGCAGCAGTTCGATATTGGCTACGTGTTGCTCAATGGCGGCAACGGTTCGATGGAAACCGCCTTGCGACTGGGCGAGCTGGCCCAGCGTTTTGACTTGCCGCTGCTGGCGCTGGGCGTACCCAAAACCATCGATAACGACCTGGAGGGCACCGACTTCAGTCCCGGTTTTCCCTCCGCTGCCAAATATCTGGCCAGCAGCCTGCGCGAGGTGACGCACGATATGCGCAGCATGGGGCGCGGCCGTGTGTTCATCATGGAAACCATGGGCCGGCACGTAGGGTGGTTGGCCGCAGCCTGCAGCCTGGCGGCAGGCGCGGGCGGGCCGGCCCCGCTGGTGTTACTGCCCGAGGTGGCGTTTGACGAAGCGCGTGTGCTGCAGGCAGTGCAGCACAGGCTGCAGCAGGATGGTTATTGCGCCATTGCGGTGGCCGAGGGCTTGCGGCAGGCCGATGGTCGTTTTGTGGCGCAAATGCACGCAGATGCCGTGTATGGTCACGAACAGCTGGGCGGTGCCGGCGCCTGGCTGGCGCAGCGCCTGCAGCAAGCGCTGGGTGTTCACGCCCACGTGGCACTGGTGGACTGCCAGCAGCGCGCCGCCATGCACCTGGCGTCGGCCACTGATGCACGCCTGGCGTACGAAGCCGGTGCGGCCTGCGTACATTGGGCGCTGGCCGGGCAGGGCGGGGTGATGGCTGGTCTGCAGCGCCAGGATGATGGCTGGCAGGCGGTGCCGGTACCGCTGGCGCAGGTTGCCGGGCTGGAGCGCACGGTACCGTCGCACTTCATTGCGGATGATGGCTTGTCGATGACACCGGCTTTTACCCGCTATTTGCAGCCCTTGTTGCAGGGCGAGGTCGCCATTCCCTATATCGATGGTTTGCCGGATTACCGGGTGCTGTCCTGGCCGCGGCTGGTTTTGTCCTAG
- the parE gene encoding DNA topoisomerase IV subunit B: MTQQHYDESSVRVLKGLEPVKERPGMYTRTTDPTHICQEVIDNAADEALGGFARKIAVTVHLDGSLTVEDDGRGIPVGLHPQEGVPVVELVFTRLHAGGKFNKKDGGAYAFSGGLHGVGVSVTNALSTRLEVEVKREGGVHKLVFAGGDVIEPLARIGDCGPRTSGTRVRVWPDGKYFESPRYSMPELERLLRAKAVLLPGVAVTLTIERPSGDEVKVWQYPEGLKSYLSELCGDDEPVAPLFSGEAYIGDDHEQFARGEGVQWAMAWFEDGASGESYVNLIPTPSGGTHEAGLRAGVFEAVKSFIDHHNLLPRGVKLMAEDVWSRVRFVLSARVLDPQFQGQTKDKLTSRDALKLISSLARDPVELWLNQHVEAGKRIAELAIRQAQSRLKSVKKVEKKKGSGVAVLPGKLTDCESEDIERNELFLVEGDSAGGSAKLARDKEYQAILPLRGKVLNSWETDKDQLFSNAEIHDISVAIGVDPHGVDDTPDLSSLRYGKIAILSDADVDGSHIQVLLLTLFFRHFPKLIEQGHIYIAQPPLFRVDVPGQGKNRPPRKLYALDEGEMTAILDRLRSEGVKESAWSISRFKGLGEMNPEQLKDTTMNPDTRRLSRVQVRPGALAATRDMFIMLMGKGEASSRRSWMEAKGNEAEVDI, translated from the coding sequence ATGACACAACAACATTACGACGAATCCTCGGTACGGGTACTCAAGGGGCTGGAGCCGGTAAAAGAGCGGCCAGGCATGTACACCCGCACCACCGACCCGACCCATATCTGCCAGGAAGTCATCGATAACGCCGCCGACGAGGCGCTGGGTGGCTTTGCCCGCAAGATCGCAGTCACCGTGCACCTGGACGGCTCGCTAACGGTAGAGGACGACGGCCGTGGCATTCCGGTGGGCCTGCACCCGCAGGAAGGCGTACCGGTGGTGGAGCTGGTGTTCACCCGCCTGCACGCCGGTGGCAAGTTCAACAAGAAAGACGGCGGTGCCTACGCGTTTTCCGGTGGCCTGCACGGCGTAGGCGTGTCGGTGACCAACGCGCTGTCCACCCGGCTGGAAGTAGAAGTCAAACGCGAAGGCGGTGTGCACAAGCTGGTGTTTGCCGGTGGCGACGTCATCGAGCCCTTGGCGCGTATCGGCGACTGCGGCCCGCGTACCAGCGGTACCCGCGTGCGCGTGTGGCCGGACGGCAAGTATTTTGAAAGCCCGCGCTACTCCATGCCGGAGCTGGAGCGCCTGCTGCGTGCCAAGGCGGTGCTGTTGCCCGGCGTGGCCGTGACCCTGACTATCGAGCGCCCCAGTGGCGACGAGGTGAAGGTGTGGCAGTACCCGGAAGGCCTGAAAAGCTATCTATCCGAGCTGTGCGGTGACGACGAGCCGGTTGCGCCGCTGTTTTCCGGCGAGGCCTATATCGGTGACGACCACGAGCAGTTCGCCCGTGGCGAAGGCGTGCAGTGGGCCATGGCGTGGTTTGAAGACGGCGCCAGCGGCGAAAGCTACGTCAACCTGATTCCCACCCCTAGCGGTGGTACGCACGAGGCCGGCTTGCGCGCCGGCGTGTTCGAGGCGGTAAAAAGCTTTATCGATCACCACAACCTGCTGCCGCGTGGCGTGAAGCTGATGGCCGAGGACGTGTGGAGCCGCGTGCGCTTCGTGCTGTCCGCCCGTGTGCTGGACCCGCAATTCCAGGGCCAGACCAAGGACAAACTCACCAGCCGCGATGCGCTGAAGCTGATTTCCAGCCTGGCGCGCGACCCGGTGGAACTGTGGCTGAACCAGCACGTAGAGGCCGGCAAGCGTATTGCCGAGCTGGCTATCCGCCAGGCGCAAAGTCGTTTGAAGTCGGTGAAGAAGGTCGAGAAGAAAAAAGGCTCCGGCGTGGCCGTGCTGCCGGGCAAACTGACCGATTGCGAAAGCGAAGACATAGAGCGCAACGAGCTGTTTCTGGTAGAGGGCGACTCGGCCGGTGGTTCTGCCAAACTGGCGCGTGACAAGGAATACCAGGCCATCCTGCCGCTGCGCGGCAAGGTGCTGAACAGCTGGGAAACCGATAAGGATCAGCTGTTCTCCAATGCCGAAATCCACGATATCTCGGTGGCCATTGGCGTAGATCCGCACGGCGTGGACGATACGCCAGACCTGTCCAGCCTGCGTTACGGCAAGATCGCCATTCTGTCCGATGCCGACGTGGACGGCTCGCACATCCAGGTGCTGCTGCTCACGCTGTTCTTCCGCCATTTCCCCAAGCTGATCGAGCAGGGCCACATTTACATTGCCCAACCGCCACTGTTCCGTGTGGACGTGCCAGGCCAGGGCAAAAACCGCCCGCCGCGCAAACTGTACGCGCTGGACGAAGGGGAAATGACTGCCATTCTGGACCGCCTGCGTAGTGAAGGCGTCAAGGAAAGCGCCTGGAGCATCTCGCGCTTCAAGGGTTTGGGCGAGATGAACCCCGAGCAGCTGAAGGACACCACCATGAACCCGGATACCCGTCGCCTGTCGCGCGTACAGGTACGCCCGGGGGCGCTGGCGGCCACGCGCGACATGTTCATCATGCTGATGGGCAAGGGCGAGGCCAGCAGCCGCCGCAGCTGGATGGAAGCCAAAGGTAACGAAGCGGAAGTCGATATCTGA
- a CDS encoding DUF2238 domain-containing protein: MTTHHLPRPRSAFAGVAVVAAWSAWQPADITTWWMEAIPALVGLPLAWLYWGRYPWTRLAAWAMALHAVILLVGAHYTYALTPLGFWLQEAFDFSRNHYDRIGHLAQGFFPAILAREVIHRATRLQGRWLAFLATCFCLAFSAFYELIEWWAALALGAGADAFLATQGDPWDTQWDMFLALCGAILAQLLLAARHNQQLAALLRRAPH; this comes from the coding sequence TTGACGACACACCATTTGCCACGGCCACGCTCTGCTTTTGCAGGCGTGGCCGTTGTTGCTGCCTGGTCTGCCTGGCAGCCTGCGGACATCACGACCTGGTGGATGGAAGCCATCCCGGCCCTAGTCGGCCTGCCATTGGCGTGGCTGTATTGGGGCCGCTACCCGTGGACCAGGTTGGCCGCATGGGCCATGGCATTGCACGCGGTGATTTTGCTCGTGGGCGCACATTACACCTACGCGCTCACCCCGCTGGGCTTCTGGCTGCAAGAGGCGTTTGACTTTAGCCGCAACCATTACGACCGCATCGGCCACCTGGCACAGGGTTTCTTTCCGGCCATATTGGCGCGCGAGGTGATTCACCGCGCTACCCGCCTGCAGGGGCGCTGGCTGGCGTTTCTGGCCACCTGTTTCTGCCTGGCTTTCTCGGCATTTTACGAATTGATCGAATGGTGGGCCGCGCTGGCGCTAGGGGCTGGTGCCGACGCCTTTCTGGCCACGCAGGGCGACCCGTGGGATACCCAGTGGGATATGTTCCTGGCGCTCTGCGGTGCCATTCTGGCGCAGCTGCTTCTGGCCGCGCGCCACAATCAACAACTCGCGGCGCTGCTGCGCCGTGCACCACACTGA
- a CDS encoding RNA pyrophosphohydrolase: MLDRDGYRPNVGIILINGKHEVFWGKRVREHSWQFPQGGIKPGESPEAAMYRELLEEVGLLPQHVKILGRTRDWLRYDVPTNWVRREWRGSYRGQKQIWFLLKLVGRDCDVCLRATNHPEFDGWRWNDYWAPVDAVIEFKKDVYERALTELTRFLKGIESRGDYLARIAQGTTGQPDEG, from the coding sequence ATGCTGGACCGGGACGGATACCGCCCCAATGTCGGAATCATCCTCATCAATGGCAAGCATGAGGTGTTCTGGGGCAAGCGGGTGCGCGAGCACTCGTGGCAGTTTCCGCAAGGAGGCATCAAACCTGGCGAAAGCCCTGAAGCCGCGATGTATCGCGAGCTGCTGGAAGAAGTGGGCTTGCTGCCGCAACACGTCAAGATCCTGGGTCGCACCCGCGACTGGCTGCGCTACGATGTGCCTACCAACTGGGTACGTCGCGAGTGGCGCGGTAGTTATCGCGGGCAAAAGCAGATCTGGTTCTTGCTGAAGCTGGTAGGCCGGGATTGTGATGTATGCCTTCGTGCAACCAATCACCCTGAGTTTGACGGCTGGCGCTGGAATGACTACTGGGCGCCGGTTGATGCGGTGATCGAATTCAAGAAAGACGTCTACGAGCGGGCGCTCACCGAGCTGACCCGTTTCCTGAAAGGGATCGAGAGCCGTGGTGACTATCTGGCGCGTATTGCGCAGGGTACAACCGGGCAGCCAGACGAGGGCTAA
- a CDS encoding glutamine synthetase family protein yields the protein MTTLLHWLREHAITHIECLIPDLNAQARGKLVPVTHYPAEGELRFPQVSLIQSWMGDPQQQLVPDNDPDLRLLPDLATLSVKPGPGRRIAQLIHDCYSDSGQLLETAPRSVLKRVLARFDALGFTPVVAPEIEFYLLDAQGQQREAIGPAYAVDHSARHEPFFAELEQACHLQGIATDTLLHEVGNGQYELNLQHGPALALADQVFLLKRTLRQLASRHGLQACFMAKPFPGQPGSAMHIHQSLLDSPGNNAFSQADGSEHPRFHHYIGGLQRYLPQAMLLFAANPNAYRRLCAHSAAPINVEWGYDNRSCGLRVPVCHPQARRVENRLPGIDANPYLALAATLACGLLGMEQGCKASPPRSDSAYQQAATLPDSQQTAMQAFAQAHALHDVLGPDFARTFLALKQVEQQHFQQQVTAWEWQYLAHQA from the coding sequence ATGACTACCCTGCTGCACTGGCTGCGTGAGCACGCCATTACCCACATCGAATGCCTCATCCCGGACCTGAATGCCCAAGCACGCGGCAAGCTGGTACCTGTTACGCATTACCCGGCAGAAGGCGAACTGCGCTTTCCCCAAGTCAGCCTGATACAAAGCTGGATGGGCGACCCGCAACAGCAGCTGGTTCCCGATAACGACCCCGACCTGCGCTTGCTACCCGACCTGGCCACACTCAGCGTCAAACCGGGGCCTGGCCGCCGCATCGCCCAGCTTATCCACGATTGTTACAGCGATAGCGGCCAGCTACTGGAAACGGCACCGCGCAGCGTACTGAAGCGTGTGCTGGCACGCTTTGACGCGCTGGGCTTCACTCCAGTCGTGGCACCCGAAATCGAGTTTTACCTGCTGGATGCACAAGGCCAGCAACGCGAAGCAATCGGGCCCGCCTACGCTGTAGACCACAGCGCCCGGCACGAGCCTTTTTTTGCCGAGCTGGAACAAGCCTGCCACCTGCAAGGCATTGCCACCGATACGCTACTGCACGAAGTAGGCAACGGCCAATACGAACTCAACCTGCAACACGGCCCGGCGCTGGCCCTGGCAGACCAGGTATTCCTGCTTAAACGCACCCTGCGCCAGCTGGCCAGCCGGCACGGCCTGCAGGCCTGCTTCATGGCCAAGCCCTTCCCCGGCCAACCGGGCAGTGCCATGCATATTCACCAAAGCCTGCTGGATAGCCCGGGCAATAATGCTTTCTCGCAGGCGGATGGTAGCGAACACCCACGCTTTCATCACTACATCGGCGGCCTGCAACGCTATTTGCCGCAAGCCATGCTGCTATTTGCGGCCAACCCTAATGCCTACCGCCGCCTCTGCGCCCATAGTGCTGCGCCAATCAATGTAGAGTGGGGTTACGACAACCGCAGCTGCGGCCTGCGCGTACCGGTTTGCCACCCGCAGGCCCGGCGTGTAGAAAACCGCCTGCCCGGCATTGATGCCAACCCCTACCTGGCACTGGCAGCCACACTGGCCTGCGGCTTGCTTGGTATGGAGCAAGGCTGCAAAGCAAGCCCCCCCCGCTCGGACAGCGCCTATCAGCAAGCGGCGACCTTGCCTGACTCGCAACAAACCGCCATGCAGGCGTTTGCACAAGCCCATGCGCTGCATGATGTTCTGGGGCCGGATTTCGCCCGCACCTTTCTGGCGCTAAAACAGGTAGAACAGCAACATTTCCAGCAGCAAGTCACCGCGTGGGAATGGCAATATTTAGCTCACCAAGCCTGA
- a CDS encoding polyamine ABC transporter substrate-binding protein: protein MKKSTLTLAISLALTAASGSAFAAGKELNVYNWSDYIAESTVPNFQKATGIKVRYDVYDSNEILQAKMLTGKSGYDLVHPSNTFLAKQIQAGLYQPVNKAKIPNYKDLDPELMKLMTQFDPGNQFAIPYFWGMNTIGINTDKANKALGGKLPANEWDLLFKVENVSKLKSCGVSMLDSAAEVFPVVLHYMGKNPASTNEADYKAAAALLKPLRPHITRFSSSGYINELSGGSLCLVLGYGGDLNIAKTRAEEAKNGVKVQPLVPKTGVGIWIDSMVIPKDAKNVDNALTYINYVLDPKVSAANANTVTYAPGSLAARQFIDKKHLANPSIFPSKDIVAKSFVMPTMDAKIQRLTTRLWQEFKTGK, encoded by the coding sequence ATGAAGAAATCGACCCTGACCCTGGCTATCAGCCTGGCCTTGACCGCCGCCTCTGGCAGCGCCTTCGCCGCCGGCAAAGAGCTGAACGTGTACAACTGGTCAGACTACATTGCAGAATCCACGGTACCGAACTTCCAGAAAGCTACTGGCATCAAGGTTCGTTACGATGTCTACGATAGCAACGAGATCCTGCAAGCCAAGATGCTGACCGGCAAATCCGGCTACGACCTGGTTCACCCGTCCAATACCTTCCTGGCCAAGCAAATCCAGGCCGGCCTGTACCAGCCGGTCAACAAGGCCAAAATCCCGAACTACAAAGACCTGGACCCGGAGCTGATGAAGCTCATGACCCAGTTCGACCCGGGTAACCAGTTTGCTATCCCTTATTTCTGGGGCATGAATACAATTGGTATCAACACCGACAAGGCAAACAAAGCACTAGGTGGCAAGCTGCCAGCTAACGAGTGGGACCTGCTGTTCAAAGTCGAGAACGTGTCCAAGCTGAAAAGCTGCGGTGTCAGCATGCTGGACTCTGCGGCAGAAGTCTTCCCGGTAGTGCTGCACTACATGGGCAAAAACCCGGCCAGCACCAACGAAGCCGACTACAAAGCAGCGGCAGCCCTACTGAAACCACTGCGCCCGCACATTACCCGATTCTCCTCCTCGGGCTACATTAACGAGCTCTCCGGTGGCTCGCTATGTCTGGTACTGGGGTACGGCGGTGACCTGAATATCGCCAAAACCCGCGCTGAGGAAGCCAAAAACGGCGTCAAAGTACAGCCGCTGGTACCCAAAACAGGCGTAGGTATCTGGATCGACAGTATGGTGATCCCGAAAGACGCCAAAAACGTCGATAACGCCCTCACCTACATCAACTACGTGCTGGATCCAAAAGTCTCGGCAGCCAATGCCAATACCGTTACCTATGCACCGGGCAGCCTGGCCGCTCGCCAGTTCATCGACAAGAAGCACTTGGCCAATCCGTCTATTTTCCCGAGCAAAGACATCGTGGCCAAGAGCTTCGTGATGCCAACCATGGATGCCAAAATCCAGCGCCTGACCACACGTCTATGGCAGGAGTTCAAAACCGGTAAATAA
- the pssA gene encoding CDP-diacylglycerol--serine O-phosphatidyltransferase, translating into MLFFSPTDPLRSLPGITLRPDAVTILHSATDYREQLLGMIRQARHRIYLCALYLQEDEGGKLILDALYAAAAANPELDIKVFVDAHRARRGLIGHGKQEGNAGWYRRRAQAQPQDNLSIYGVPVQTRELFGVMHLKGYVIDDTVLYSGASLNNVYLHVGDKYRFDRYHLINSAPLADVLSGYMLDTLAANPAVICLDQPITQDKASQNRATRQLRKTLAQTRYTVVPDRHCQSGLQVFPVCGVGKGNPFNKLLENLLYSARQQISICTPYFNLPRPLLKAIDKALARQVKVEIIVGDKTANDFYIPPSEPFKVIGGLPYLYEMNLRRFAKQYQRAIQAGLLTIRLWQHNDNSFHLKGLWIDQHLQLITGNNLNPRAFRLDLENGLLLHDPQGQLAAITAQELDNIRQHTRIVSHYQQLEKLQHYPEKVRKLLSRLNRFRLDKLFHRLL; encoded by the coding sequence ATGCTGTTTTTTTCGCCAACCGATCCGCTGCGATCCCTGCCTGGCATTACCCTGCGTCCGGATGCCGTGACCATCCTGCACAGCGCCACCGATTATCGCGAACAGTTACTCGGCATGATTCGCCAGGCACGCCACCGCATTTACCTCTGCGCGCTATACCTGCAAGAAGACGAAGGTGGCAAACTCATTCTCGATGCCCTCTATGCGGCGGCTGCGGCCAACCCTGAGCTCGATATAAAAGTATTTGTCGATGCACACAGGGCTCGCCGTGGCCTTATTGGCCATGGCAAACAAGAAGGCAATGCCGGCTGGTACCGTCGGCGCGCCCAGGCACAGCCACAAGACAACCTCTCCATCTACGGCGTACCCGTACAGACACGCGAGCTTTTTGGTGTGATGCACCTCAAGGGTTACGTCATCGACGACACCGTGCTGTATAGCGGTGCCAGCCTGAACAATGTCTACCTGCACGTGGGAGACAAATACCGCTTTGACCGCTACCACCTGATCAACAGCGCACCATTAGCCGACGTACTGTCAGGCTATATGCTCGACACCCTTGCGGCCAACCCGGCAGTCATCTGTCTGGACCAGCCCATTACCCAAGACAAAGCCAGCCAGAACCGTGCAACTCGGCAGCTGCGCAAAACCCTGGCACAAACCCGCTATACAGTCGTGCCAGATAGGCATTGCCAAAGCGGGCTACAAGTATTTCCCGTCTGCGGTGTCGGCAAAGGCAACCCGTTCAACAAGCTGCTGGAAAACCTGCTGTATAGCGCACGGCAGCAAATCAGCATCTGTACGCCCTATTTCAACCTGCCTCGCCCGCTGCTCAAAGCCATAGACAAAGCCCTGGCACGGCAGGTCAAAGTAGAAATCATTGTTGGTGACAAAACCGCCAATGACTTTTACATCCCGCCCAGTGAGCCTTTCAAGGTCATTGGCGGCCTGCCCTACCTGTATGAAATGAACCTGCGCCGCTTTGCCAAACAATATCAGCGCGCCATTCAGGCCGGGCTACTTACCATTCGGCTTTGGCAGCACAACGACAACAGCTTTCACCTGAAAGGCCTGTGGATAGACCAGCATTTGCAGCTGATCACCGGTAATAACCTGAACCCACGCGCCTTCCGTCTGGATCTGGAAAATGGCCTGCTGCTGCACGACCCACAAGGACAGCTGGCCGCCATCACCGCACAAGAGCTCGACAACATCCGTCAACACACCCGGATCGTCAGCCATTACCAGCAACTGGAAAAGTTACAACACTATCCGGAAAAGGTAAGGAAACTACTCAGCAGGCTAAACCGCTTCCGACTAGACAAACTGTTTCACCGGCTACTCTAA
- a CDS encoding pirin family protein: MNDIVRRIQPVSKDIGFVVRRLLPVMGTRSIGPFVFLDHMGPAHFAAEGTAGDVRQHPHIGLATVTYLRQGEMMHRDSLGTEQRITPGDINLMVAGRGIVHSERVPADIRQAGQAIEGLQMWLALPQADEACEPSFHHYAASTLPTWQEGGARLQLLIGNAANHQSPVRTFAPTLYLSWQLAAGASLTLPTHVAERGLYLFDGSVQISGETIQAGELLVLGEQASQISTAAGASGVLFGGAPLDGPRYLDWNFVASDRNRLQQARDDWANGRFAMVNGESEFIPQP; encoded by the coding sequence ATGAACGATATCGTCCGTCGTATCCAGCCGGTCAGCAAAGACATTGGCTTCGTCGTGCGCCGCTTGTTACCTGTGATGGGTACCCGCAGCATCGGCCCCTTCGTGTTTCTGGATCACATGGGGCCGGCACACTTTGCCGCCGAAGGTACGGCTGGCGATGTCCGTCAGCACCCGCATATCGGTCTGGCGACAGTCACCTACCTGCGTCAGGGCGAGATGATGCATCGCGACAGCCTGGGAACCGAGCAGCGCATCACACCGGGAGACATCAACCTGATGGTTGCCGGGCGCGGTATCGTGCACTCCGAGCGCGTACCCGCAGACATACGTCAGGCCGGCCAGGCGATAGAAGGCCTGCAAATGTGGCTGGCATTACCGCAAGCCGATGAAGCCTGTGAGCCATCATTCCATCACTACGCCGCCAGCACACTGCCCACTTGGCAAGAAGGTGGTGCCCGCTTGCAGCTGCTGATAGGCAATGCGGCCAACCATCAGTCGCCGGTACGCACTTTTGCCCCCACGCTGTATCTGTCCTGGCAGTTGGCCGCAGGTGCCAGCCTCACGCTGCCTACACATGTGGCTGAGCGTGGCTTGTACCTGTTTGATGGCAGCGTGCAGATAAGTGGTGAAACCATCCAGGCGGGCGAACTGCTTGTACTGGGCGAACAGGCCAGCCAGATCAGCACCGCTGCAGGCGCTAGTGGCGTACTGTTCGGTGGCGCACCGCTGGACGGCCCGCGTTATCTGGACTGGAACTTCGTGGCTAGTGATCGCAACAGGTTGCAACAGGCGCGTGACGACTGGGCAAATGGTCGCTTTGCCATGGTAAATGGCGAGAGCGAGTTTATTCCGCAGCCCTGA
- a CDS encoding pirin family protein encodes MSKVFQSRQVERLVQGSDTSDGAGVKLKRVLTQDLQRRLDPFLMLDEFRSDNPGDYIAGFPPHPHRGFETVTYMLAGRMRHRDSGGNEGLLGPGGVQWMTAGRGVIHSEMPEQEEGLMHGFQLWINLPGARKMIPAAYQDIPAANIPLLQLENDISVKVIAGHYGQQAGSIQQPDTHPLYLDVSLPAGQQLDVAIEPGHNAFIYVYQGKLDVVGRTVPTGHMAILSAQGEGVSLATAEGARVLVLSGQPLNESIAQYGPFVMNTRAELEQAFADYQQGRLA; translated from the coding sequence ATGAGCAAGGTATTCCAATCCCGCCAGGTAGAGCGTCTGGTGCAAGGTAGCGATACGTCCGACGGCGCGGGTGTCAAGCTCAAGCGCGTGCTCACGCAAGACCTTCAGCGCCGGCTAGACCCGTTTCTGATGCTGGACGAGTTCCGCTCCGATAACCCGGGCGATTACATTGCCGGTTTCCCGCCGCACCCGCATCGCGGCTTCGAAACGGTTACCTATATGCTGGCAGGCCGTATGCGTCACCGCGACAGCGGCGGTAATGAAGGCCTGCTCGGGCCTGGTGGCGTGCAATGGATGACAGCCGGGCGCGGGGTGATCCATTCCGAAATGCCGGAACAGGAAGAAGGCCTGATGCACGGCTTTCAGCTGTGGATCAACCTGCCTGGCGCACGCAAGATGATTCCAGCCGCTTATCAGGACATTCCTGCGGCCAACATTCCGCTGCTGCAGCTCGAGAATGATATTAGCGTCAAGGTCATCGCCGGCCACTACGGTCAGCAAGCCGGTAGCATCCAGCAGCCCGATACCCACCCGCTGTATCTGGATGTCAGCCTGCCCGCAGGGCAACAGCTGGATGTCGCCATCGAGCCCGGCCACAATGCTTTTATCTATGTCTATCAAGGCAAGCTGGATGTCGTCGGCCGCACGGTGCCTACCGGCCATATGGCCATCCTGTCTGCACAGGGCGAGGGCGTGTCGCTGGCCACGGCCGAGGGCGCGCGCGTGCTGGTGCTATCCGGCCAGCCGCTGAATGAAAGCATCGCCCAGTATGGTCCCTTCGTGATGAATACCCGCGCCGAGCTGGAGCAGGCCTTTGCCGACTACCAGCAAGGCCGCCTGGCCTGA